A portion of the Cervus elaphus chromosome X, mCerEla1.1, whole genome shotgun sequence genome contains these proteins:
- the LOC122690247 gene encoding doublesex- and mab-3-related transcription factor C2-like isoform X1: MDRNEMPAMPCCPPDSTTGLETGAPQAIEPGPRRSTRRCARCHNHGITDQIKDQEHLCLFQACECHKCVSFSEHYSSLPAERDLKMEQGPYLKRRPTRGRMRSGTTSPRAHGRAKKLGTQARVPNSFPRPSAARSGRGIFVSVLDSSTLEEATNNFSFEEVTQIPCPAEQAPEASNQALVSASSEWQQKLEAAEALLALRESSPAPSGCISLLQPCVAPAPDGDKGLQPSSPSV, from the exons ATGGATCGCAATGAAATGCCTGCTATGCCCTGCTGCCCCCCCGACTCCACCACTGGACTTGAGACCGGAGCCCCGCAGGCGATTGAACCTGGCCCCAGAAGATCTACGCGTCGCTGTGCCCGCTGCCACAaccatggcatcactgaccaaaTCAAGGACCAGGAGCACCTCTGCCTCTTCCAGGCCTGCGAGTGTCACAAGTGTGTTTCCTTCTC GGAACACTACAGCAGCTTGCCTGCTGAACGTGACTTGAAGATGGAGCAGGGGCCATACCTAAAGAGGCGCCCGACTCGAGGACGGATGAGGAGTGGGACCACCTCTCCCAGAGCTCACGGCCGTGCCAAGAAGTTGGGCACTCAAGCAAGAGTCCCCA ACAGTTTTCCAAGGCCCTCTGCTGCTCGGTCAGGTCGTGGGATCTTTGTCTCTGTCCTGGACTCCAGCACCCTTGAAGAAGCAACTAACAATTTCTCTTTCGAGGAAGTCACACAGATCCCTTGCCCTGCCGAGCAG GCTCCCGAAGCTTCCAACCAGGCCTTGGTTTCTGCCTCCTCAGAGTGGCAGCAAAAACTAGAAGCAGCCGAGGCTCTGCTGGCTCTGAGAGAATCTTCCCCGGCCCCTTCTGGCTGCATCTCTCTGCTCCAGCCCTGCGTTGCTCCAG CTCCTGATGGAGATAAAGGACTTCAGCCTTCTAGCCCCTCTGTTTGA
- the LOC122690247 gene encoding doublesex- and mab-3-related transcription factor C2-like isoform X2, translating into MDRNEMPAMPCCPPDSTTGLETGAPQAIEPGPRRSTRRCARCHNHGITDQIKDQEHLCLFQACECHKEHYSSLPAERDLKMEQGPYLKRRPTRGRMRSGTTSPRAHGRAKKLGTQARVPNSFPRPSAARSGRGIFVSVLDSSTLEEATNNFSFEEVTQIPCPAEQAPEASNQALVSASSEWQQKLEAAEALLALRESSPAPSGCISLLQPCVAPAPDGDKGLQPSSPSV; encoded by the exons ATGGATCGCAATGAAATGCCTGCTATGCCCTGCTGCCCCCCCGACTCCACCACTGGACTTGAGACCGGAGCCCCGCAGGCGATTGAACCTGGCCCCAGAAGATCTACGCGTCGCTGTGCCCGCTGCCACAaccatggcatcactgaccaaaTCAAGGACCAGGAGCACCTCTGCCTCTTCCAGGCCTGCGAGTGTCACAA GGAACACTACAGCAGCTTGCCTGCTGAACGTGACTTGAAGATGGAGCAGGGGCCATACCTAAAGAGGCGCCCGACTCGAGGACGGATGAGGAGTGGGACCACCTCTCCCAGAGCTCACGGCCGTGCCAAGAAGTTGGGCACTCAAGCAAGAGTCCCCA ACAGTTTTCCAAGGCCCTCTGCTGCTCGGTCAGGTCGTGGGATCTTTGTCTCTGTCCTGGACTCCAGCACCCTTGAAGAAGCAACTAACAATTTCTCTTTCGAGGAAGTCACACAGATCCCTTGCCCTGCCGAGCAG GCTCCCGAAGCTTCCAACCAGGCCTTGGTTTCTGCCTCCTCAGAGTGGCAGCAAAAACTAGAAGCAGCCGAGGCTCTGCTGGCTCTGAGAGAATCTTCCCCGGCCCCTTCTGGCTGCATCTCTCTGCTCCAGCCCTGCGTTGCTCCAG CTCCTGATGGAGATAAAGGACTTCAGCCTTCTAGCCCCTCTGTTTGA